In the genome of Candidatus Electrothrix rattekaaiensis, the window TTTGACGTTAAAGCATCAACAACAGCCTGATCCTCCTCCGAATCTATTTCATATGTAGTTAAGCATAATTTATCTATATACTTCAGGTCTACCAATAATCTTTCAAAGGATTGAGGGGTATATAAGGGGCCTGCCAAACACTTTTTAGATACGGAATAGGACTTTTTAATTTTTGATTTGCTACCTTGCTGTTCTAGCAATGCCTTATCCTTTTGCATAGAAACAAAAAAACGATATGACCCCCACAAATCACTGATAAAAATACGAAAAGGGTAAGAGCCTACATAATGAGAATATATCCCTTTACCGCTATTTTTTCGTATACAAAAAAAATTTAATTCTACAGGAGGCTTACCAGATATCTCCTTAGCCTTAATTACCAATTTGCCATCATCATCCCCTAACGTATGCTGAAATTGATTCGTTTTACCAGAGATAACCAGTCCATACCAATATTTTTCTGACGAATAAACATATATTTTTTTAATTTCATTTGGTTTATTAACTTCGTCATCTGAATCACCTGAATCAGTTTTTTTTTCGGTTGAAGATTCATCTTTATCTACAAAGTAAGGCCATTGCTTCTCAGTATTATTCCGAGTAGATAACCAATCAAAATATTTTAAAAAAGAAGCATCCTCAGCATCAACTTCCTTTCCAAAATAAAATGATCCCCCTTTAATATTCAACGCCATTCATTTCCTCTTTATAATTCTTGTTTTTTTTCATTGTAATATACAGAAAATCAGGGACAACCCCCAACTAAACAAAAACAATTTCAAATTAACATAGACACATATTGAATTGAAAAAGTCAATAAAAAGTATTCATATCGGTATCACAGAGCAAAATCAACCCCCGCAGTGATGCGGGTTACAGGCCGGGGTCGCAGATTCGAATCCCAGCAGCTAAAAACGAGAAGAGGGTCACCGGCATAAGCTAGCGACCCTTTTTTTATTCACCACCGGACGACGGCCCTTTGGGCGATCAAAATGGACAAAATGTGAGATGAGGAGACATGGTCGCTGCAGAGAAAGCATGAGAGGCGGGTGCTGGTTCCGTTTGATTCAAAGAAACCCTAAATCAAACAGTTACCCCGTAGCCTGATTATGAAAAGCCACCACCTCTTCGTAGGTACACCCTGTGCCACCGAAGATATCCAGAGCACTTCCCACTGTTGCATCCAGCTTGGATTTCCCAGCCCTATGAATAAGTTGCAAATCGTTCATGTCAGTAACCCCACCTGCATAGGTGATAGGCTTGTTCACCCCGGCTGCTGCCAAGATCTCAATCAACCGTTCATCAACACCCATGCATTTTCCCTCCACGTCGACAGCATGGATCAAAAACTCATCGCAACTCTCCTCCAGCTCCTTCAGCATTTTTCCGCTGATCATCAAATCAGTAAACTTCTGCCATCGGTCGGTGACCACGTAATAACCGTCATCTTTCCAGCGGCAGCTCAGATCAAGCACCAAGTGCTCTTTGCCGATGAGCCGACACAATCTATCCAACCGCTCCGTATCCAATTGCCCATCATGAAAAACATGGGAGGTGACAATAACATGGGACGCCCCTCGGTTCAGCCAAAGCTGAGCATTTTCCGCAGTTATTCCCCCGCCGATTTGCAGCCCTCCGGGCCAGCCTTGCAGGGCCTCGGTTGCTGCCTCTTCATTACCTGGTCCCAGCATAATGATATGGCCTCCAAGGAGGTTATCTTGGCGGTACATTCGGGCGTAATGGGAAGACGAAAATTGAGAAGAAAAATTGGTTCGTAGGTTTGCGGAATCGCTGTCGCTCAGCGTGGAGCCGACAATCTGTTTCACCTTGCCATTATGCAGGTCAATACAAGGACGGAAGCGCATTTTTTTTAAATAACGTATGAATTAACTTGGGCAAAAAAAAAGCAAGATGCGAAAAAATCGCATCTTGCTTCTGTACCGATGAGCAGATTAATCAGTCATCTTTCTTAACCATCATGGTCGCCGGATCAAGGATCAGGTGATGTACGTCGCCGCTACAGGCATCGCTGTTATGACGTATAATCTCCAGCTGAACATGCTCCTGCTCGGACTTAAGCAACACAACCGTCTCAAAAAGGTCGTCAAGCTCATGACAAGGGGCAGGTACCCCTGACGGAGATACCCGCTCATCTTCACGATGACTGGTCGCGGAAAACCACGTCTGGAGGCGCAGGCTCTCCATCAGATTATTAATATCTTCCAAGTCCTCGTGATCCATGTTTGTGAAATCAAAACCATCAATCACCACACAATCCGGTTTAAAGATATCCTGGAGGATCAGATCGTTCAATCGCTCTTCAAGACGGGCCCGGTTAAAGGCAGATTCCTTGAAGCTCATGATCATCCGGTGCTGCTGCACCATATCAATCAATTCATGGGGCTTGGCCACAGAGCATTCCTGAAGAATAATCTCCAGCATATCATCATACCAGAGCTTGGTCTTTTCCAGATTTTCACCGATACTGATATGGACAACCCGTTTTCCGCGCAGAATGGAATCCAAGGCAATCTGGACCAGAAGAGCAGTCTTTCCCAGTCCTGCTCGAGCCATGATCAGGCCCATTTTTTTGTCGTTTCCGGCTAAATTCAAAACCCGTAATGGATTTTTTTTCACCAATGGTTCATATCCCATGCTACCACCTCTTATTTTTTCGTTTCTCTTTCGTATCGCTCAGCGCAGTCCACAATCAGCCGCAGGCTGCGCCGTACTTTTCCCAAATGCCGTTGGGCATTATCCGTTTTTCCTAGAGTTTTCGTATTCCTTAATCAGCTCTTCGGAAACACTCTTGGGAACCTGCTTATACGTTGAGAACTCCATCGTGAATTCAGCCTTTCCCTGGGTCAGAGAACGCAGTGTTGTTGAATAGCCGAACATCTCAGATAAAGGCATATCCGCCTCTACAACGGTATAGCTCCCCTCTTCAGAGGTACCGACAATCATACCGCGTCGCTGATTCAGGCTGCCCATGATTGATCCCTGAAACTCGGAAGGCCCTTCTACAGACACCTTCATGATCGGCTCCATGATAACCGGACCAGCTTTTTTATAGCCCTCTTTAAAGGCCCCTTTGGCAGCCTGTTGAAAAGCCATATCCGAGGAGTCGACCGCATGGTAACTCCCGTCGTTGATCAGGCAACGAACCCCAGTAATGGGTGCACCGATCAGCATACCCTTTTCCATGGAAGCCTGGAAGCCCTTGTCACAGGACGGGATATACTCACGCGGGATAACACCACCCACAATCTGATCGACAAATTCGTACTCTTCCTCTTCCAACGGCTCCATATGACCACCTACTCGACCGAACTGACCTGAACCACCGGTCTGTTTCTTATGGGTGTAATTGAAGTCAGCATGCTGCGTAATGGCCTCACGATAGGCAACCCGGGGAGCACCGACCTCAACCTCGGCCTTGTACTCGCGCTTCATTCGTTCAATATAGACCTCAAGATGGAGCTCACCCATACCGGAGATAATGGTCTCATTGGTCTCATGATCAACAAAAGTCTTGAAGGTCGGGTCTTCCTTACTAAAGCGGTTCAGGGCCTTGGACATATTGTCTTGGGCTTTATTGTCAACCGGGGTGATGGCCAAGGAAATAACCGGGGCAGGAACATGCATGGAACTCATAGACCAGTTGACCTTGCTGTCGCAGAAGGTATCGCCGGAGGCGCAGTCTACACCGAAGAGACCCACAATATCGCCGGAACCGGCCTCTTCGATTTCCTCCATCTCATTGGAGTGCATCCGAACCAAACGTCCGACTTTGACCTTCTTACCGGTTCTGGTATTGAAGATGGTCTCGCCTTTTTTCAGTGTACCCTGATAGGTACGAACATAGGTCAGCTGACCGTATCGACCGTCCTCAAGTTTAAAAGCCAGAGCAACCAACGGATCATCAGGATTATTAGAAACCGTCATTTCCGCTTCATCATTATCCAGATCAAGAGCGGTATTTACGACATCAGTCGGACAGGGCAGGTACATCTCGACAGCATCTAACAGGGGCTGAACACCCTTATTTTTATACGCCGAACCGATCATGACCGGTGCCAGCTCCAGATCCAGAGTCCCTTTCCGAATAGCGGCCTGAATCAGCTCTACAGGAATTTCTTCCTCTTCCAGCATGGCCTCCATCAACTCTTCCGAGAACATGGAAACTGCATCCAGCAGTTCCTCTCTCTTCTCTTCGGCGTCATCTTTCAGGTTATCAGGGATCTCTTCATAACGAATTTCATTGCCCTGATCTCCGTCAAAATAGATAGCCTTCATGGTGACCAGATCAACCATACCTTCAAGATCTGATTCCAAACCAATAGGCAGCTGAATCATTACGGCATTGAGGTTCAGCTTTTCCCGCAGCTGCTTGACAACTCGTTCTGGATTAGCACCTGTTCGATCGCATTTATTAATAAAGGCGATACGCGGAACATTATACCGAGTCATCTGACGATCAACTGTGATGGACTGCGACTGAACACCGCCCACGGAGCAGAGGATCAGAACAGCACCATCAAGTACCCGCAGAGCACGTTCAACTTCAACGGTAAAATCCACATGGCCCGGTGTGTCAATAATATTGACATCAATATCTTTCCATGAACAGTAGGTGGCTGCCGACTGAATGGTGATACCGCGCTCTTTTTCCAGCTCCATGGAATCCATTGTCGCGCCGACGCCGTCCTTGCCACGTACCTCATGAATAGCGTGGATGCGCTGCGTGTAGTAAAGGATTCGCTCGGTAAGTGTTGTCTTGCCGGAATCAATATGGGCACTGATGCCTATATTCCGTACCTTATCCAGATCTTTGTTCATCTCTTATTCCTCTGTTACAGCTGCCTGGCCGCTGGTTCTATCCGGCTTCCTCTGATCTCCCTCGGAATTCGGATAAAACAATTCGCTGTTTGCCGAGCAAACAACCATTTAAAAATAAAAAAGGAGTCACAGCGAATTCTGTAACCCCTCAACACATATCCTGTATTCGGGATGATACTGAAGTGGTATCAAGTAAGTGGCTTAAAAAGCGACACTTTAAAGACAGGGAGTCATTCATTATACTCTAAAAGGGATTTTATATACCCTATATAACGAAGATGCGCAAGGTAAAACTGCGGAAGAAATACAGGGAGAAGGAAATTAAACGGGTAGCCATTTAGGCTAAATGGCACAACCCAAATTGCACAACAAGACACCCTGCCGATTCAGCAGGGAAGATACATTTACACTTCTGTATCCGTTTGTCCAGTATCCGTTTGGCACCTCTCCAGCCCTGTGATACCGGCAAGCGTGCTTTTTGCCTGACAGCGGTAATTTTTTATTTACTTGTTGAAATCAATGTGTTCTTTTGGAGATATGGGCATTTAAAAAAGCAAGCCGGGTGCAAATAAAATCAAACTGTCTGATTTCGTTTTGCTCAATCAGACCTATGTAACTATATGAAGTAACTTTAAACTTTAATGAAACATTACTGACGGTAAAAATATGGCACAAAAACGAGTGATACTTTATGGAAATGACCTCTTTCAAGAAGTAGTCTGTCCAAACGGCAAAAAACTAGAAATTACATATTGGAACTTATGGATAACAATAACTTTGTTCGAGATATTTAATGGGGATTGGGATGAACTTTCAAATAAAATAGTGAACAGTATATGGGGAAGAGAAAACAGAGAAGGTATGCTTCATCATATACAACAACTTCGCAGAACCTATGCTGAGAACAATTTCAATGCCCTGGAATATTATAATGATTTGGAAAATGCCTTGATTAAGAAGGCGAAGCCGAAAGCTAAAAAGAAAATAATTGAGATGGGGTATGTGGAAAAAGAGAAAAGTGTTTGGATGATAAAAACACCCAAAAAAGAAAAAGAATATTCCGCTATGAGGGGCCATTGGGATACATTTCAAGTAGATCCTGATAGGTTCGCTGTAGAGATTGAACGCTCATTTTCAAAGAAGTTTTGTAGTAAGAGTCAATCATTTAAATTGTCTGATAAATTGCAAAATAAAATTAAAAAATTGGAGAAGAAAAAGTCAATACCAAAACTGTTATCATTATACAGAGCATGCTTAACGGTTATATTAGAACGTATTGAATCAGTAGATGATTCCTTTGGCGTTATTGGAGAATTATATCAAGATGTTTTTATAAAATATATCTATCTTGATAGATCAGAAATGTCAATGTCGGTAAACGACTTCTATAATGATATATTAGAGTTAATGATATGGGAAGATTACGCCTTCATAGATGACTTATATGGAGATTTTTTCTCTACAGTAGATGAGGGTGAAATTTCAATTGTAGAAAAAATATTAAAACATCAGTGGGATGATTTAACTTCGTTCGATACGATGAGCTATCAGGCTGACAACGCTCTGACCTTACTTGGTGAACTTTACAAAGCCCAGTTGATCTATGAAAAATTTCCTGAAATTGCAGCATTAATGGGTACTCGTGAATGGAGAAGAATTACATCTATGGCAGAATTAGCCGCAGAAAACGAAAAATATGATGTGGCTGCATCTATATATGAAGCGTGTTTGAGTCCTGGAAGGCATGAGGGGTATTTGAAGAAAGAATACGAAAAGCTTAAACGAACTATTCAAAAGGGATAAAAAGTTTTGTAGTAATAGGGGGTTGACTATTATTATATGTATGAACCAAGCGGCAGGAAGATTTGTTTCTCGTTACTGTTTGTTCATAAACTGTATCTTGTTTTTTTGCGAAGGATTTCTGCATGAATTTTGGCGGAGATTTTTTGTTGGGGGATAAGGTGGATCGCTGTGATTCATTTCTTGAATTTTCTAAAGACATGCGATAGGTAAAGAGTTTTTACTCTCGCTTCAGGGAGTTTGTCCTCTTGTTTGGAGTTTTGTTGCAGAGATATTTGATAGGGTTTGTTTACAACTCTTCAGAAAAGCGATGCTTTTTGTTCACTGACAAAAGGTTGTTAGTAACCAACGAAGGAGTTTTGTTAAACAGCGAAGGAACGTTTGCTATCAACAGAAGGTTGTTGGTAACAAACAAGGAGTTGTTTGTTGCTAACAAAAGGTTGTTTATTATCAAGAGAAGGTTGTTTATTATCAAGAGAAGGTTGTTTGTTATAAACAAAAGGTTCTTGTTAATCAACGAAGGAACGTTTGTTATCAACAGAAGGTGTTTGATAATCAACGAAGGAGTGTTTGCTCCTGACAGAAGGTTGTTTGTTATAAACAAAAGGTTTTTGGTAATCAACGAAGGAGCGTTTGTTAACAAGAGAAGGTTCTTGATAGCTAACAAAGAGTTGTTTGCTCTTAACAGAAAGTTGTTGTTAATCAACGAAGGAACGTTTGTTATCAACAGAAGGTTGTTGGCAATCAACAAGGGGTTGTTTGTTCATGGCAGAAGGTTGGTAGCTATCAAAAGAAGACTATTTACTCCTGTCAAAGAGCTTTTAGTTATCAGCAACCGGGTGTTGCTGAGTGGAAGGTTCTGATACGGGAGAAACGATGCTCTTAAAATTTTGGTTACTCGTCCCGGGTTCCATGTTAGCTGCTGTATAGCGTGATAAGAGGAAAAATGGAGGCGAAAAGTGATAAGTGGAAAAGTTTTCCTGTTTTTCACCTCAATATCGTAATAAGTGGAAATTCGTGGAATCTATTACTGTCAATAGCATGGAAAGTTTCCACTTATTAATACTGTTCTGCATAAAATAACAATATGAATAGACCTTTAATCATAGATGACAGATTACATGCTCCGTATTTCACTTTTATAAAAGAAGAGGGAAAGTTAAGTGTTACGAAATTACTTCAAACATTAGAGATAGAAGGGTATAAATCTACTGAATATGTAGAAGATTTTAACCATTATTTCTTTATTGTTAGAGATGGCAAATGGACTCATATCATAGATGATTGGTATTACACACTGTGGCACTCAAAACCTTTCTTAAGTAATATTAGAAAACTCGCTTCCAACTATGAAATTTTCTCATTTATGATTGGAGACTCTGACAACTCGTTCGAAATCGAATATCATCGGGGTGGGCAAATGATGAGGCATTTCATCTTCGACCAATCACCATTTGGAAATGGCGAAGTTAAGGAAGACTTAGGAAAGAAGTTTGAGATAGAATCGAAAATAAAAATCGGAGATGATCCACTAAACCATCTCTGGAGTATTGCTGATTCACTTGGAATCAATTCCAACCATAAACAAGATGAAATCGACATATTTACAAAACCTTATAAAAGACATGATGCCTCCAATAAAAGACAAGGAGCCTCTAAATCTTGTTGGTGGCATCGATTTATCATGAAAGAATAAAGGAATGCAGAACCATCGCATCAACACGGACGTGGTTTCCGCTGTCGCTCCAACCACGCCGGTTATGCGAACGTTCTGTGCCATAAATCGTAAATAAGGGACAGACCCTCATTTTTGTGTTAGGTGTAGCCTCATACAAAAATCCCAGATTAAAACAGCAATGTCCCTAAAGAACAAGGCTCAACAAGTACTTGAAATCCTCAAATCAGGCGGCTTTGAGATTTCTGGAAAATGGCTCGACTTGTCAGATGATTTCAAGTTTTGCGCTGAAAATTCAAAAATCTACCGTCCTGAAGATTTCGATTCCCTTCTCCATTCGCGTTCATGCGAAAGGTACAAAACGATTGTCGAGGTTACCGGGGAAACAACCCAGATCGCAGCAAAGCGTTTATGTTCGGAAGGAGCCGAGGATCCTGTTTTGTTAAACTTTGCTTCAGCATGGAATCCCGGTGGTGGTTTCATCAATGGAGCAAAGGCTCAGGAAGAAGATCTGGCCCGCTGTTCATCGCTCTACCCGTGTCTTGTCAAGCAAATGGAATACTATGAAGCGAACCGACAGCACAATTCACCGCTATACACCGACCACATTATCTACAGCCCCAAGGTGGTTTGGTTCAGAACACGAAGTACT includes:
- the fusA gene encoding elongation factor G, with amino-acid sequence MNKDLDKVRNIGISAHIDSGKTTLTERILYYTQRIHAIHEVRGKDGVGATMDSMELEKERGITIQSAATYCSWKDIDVNIIDTPGHVDFTVEVERALRVLDGAVLILCSVGGVQSQSITVDRQMTRYNVPRIAFINKCDRTGANPERVVKQLREKLNLNAVMIQLPIGLESDLEGMVDLVTMKAIYFDGDQGNEIRYEEIPDNLKDDAEEKREELLDAVSMFSEELMEAMLEEEEIPVELIQAAIRKGTLDLELAPVMIGSAYKNKGVQPLLDAVEMYLPCPTDVVNTALDLDNDEAEMTVSNNPDDPLVALAFKLEDGRYGQLTYVRTYQGTLKKGETIFNTRTGKKVKVGRLVRMHSNEMEEIEEAGSGDIVGLFGVDCASGDTFCDSKVNWSMSSMHVPAPVISLAITPVDNKAQDNMSKALNRFSKEDPTFKTFVDHETNETIISGMGELHLEVYIERMKREYKAEVEVGAPRVAYREAITQHADFNYTHKKQTGGSGQFGRVGGHMEPLEEEEYEFVDQIVGGVIPREYIPSCDKGFQASMEKGMLIGAPITGVRCLINDGSYHAVDSSDMAFQQAAKGAFKEGYKKAGPVIMEPIMKVSVEGPSEFQGSIMGSLNQRRGMIVGTSEEGSYTVVEADMPLSEMFGYSTTLRSLTQGKAEFTMEFSTYKQVPKSVSEELIKEYENSRKNG
- the hisA gene encoding phosphoribosylformimino-5-aminoimidazole carboxamide ribotide isomerase, which encodes MRFRPCIDLHNGKVKQIVGSTLSDSDSANLRTNFSSQFSSSHYARMYRQDNLLGGHIIMLGPGNEEAATEALQGWPGGLQIGGGITAENAQLWLNRGASHVIVTSHVFHDGQLDTERLDRLCRLIGKEHLVLDLSCRWKDDGYYVVTDRWQKFTDLMISGKMLKELEESCDEFLIHAVDVEGKCMGVDERLIEILAAAGVNKPITYAGGVTDMNDLQLIHRAGKSKLDATVGSALDIFGGTGCTYEEVVAFHNQATG
- a CDS encoding TIGR02452 family protein, with product MSLKNKAQQVLEILKSGGFEISGKWLDLSDDFKFCAENSKIYRPEDFDSLLHSRSCERYKTIVEVTGETTQIAAKRLCSEGAEDPVLLNFASAWNPGGGFINGAKAQEEDLARCSSLYPCLVKQMEYYEANRQHNSPLYTDHIIYSPKVVWFRTRSTDPPQKPFYASVITAPAPNARQARMKGEAMCTLESVLRRRAQMILGVAKAHHHRVVLLGAWGCGVFGNDPFAVAEAFRDALQSSHFNGVFEKVVFAVCESSKDQAVLNAFKETFDPFTH